The Candidatus Protochlamydia phocaeensis genome has a window encoding:
- a CDS encoding RHS repeat-associated core domain-containing protein, translated as RYTAFGEETILNANGQDIAASQVGNPWRYASKRVDPETGWIYFGRRYYDPEIGRWTTPDPLGFADGPNLYAYLHHNPLSAFDAYGLFEEDYQGDPADHPIYDQDLEYFDNNYDPEERAAIRTGIIHGLIDSASDPVFETYSDCFKVGIDSFEELSAEEREQIHKAHTSTVNAQLDYYEKLLQSAPGSSYTNHSSYQLSRSLTKTTLRIGAIAYAGYRIVTSFFTSLKSITSSKRLTEKLPKTAKELNSAINQSSKATDFIWAEIKLGDNKVYRGWVDLRQTIERIKNGLKLSFRNDGSIFKNREGLLPKKDINYYQEFVHPTPGINHAGPQRIIRGANGETYYTPDHYKTFIPIL; from the coding sequence ATCGCTACACTGCTTTTGGCGAAGAGACCATCCTCAATGCCAATGGACAAGACATAGCTGCTTCACAAGTCGGCAATCCTTGGCGCTATGCCAGCAAGCGGGTTGATCCGGAAACCGGCTGGATTTATTTCGGCAGACGCTACTACGATCCAGAAATCGGCCGCTGGACCACGCCCGATCCCTTAGGCTTTGCCGATGGCCCCAACCTCTATGCCTATTTGCACCATAATCCATTAAGCGCCTTCGACGCTTATGGATTATTCGAAGAGGATTATCAAGGAGATCCGGCCGACCATCCTATCTACGATCAGGATCTCGAGTATTTTGATAATAATTATGACCCTGAAGAAAGAGCAGCAATACGTACGGGAATAATACACGGACTAATCGATTCTGCAAGCGATCCAGTCTTTGAAACCTATTCAGATTGCTTCAAAGTGGGCATAGATAGTTTTGAAGAGCTCTCAGCAGAAGAGAGAGAGCAAATTCATAAAGCCCATACATCGACTGTAAATGCCCAGCTTGATTATTACGAAAAATTACTACAATCTGCTCCAGGCTCAAGCTATACTAACCATTCTTCCTATCAATTATCTCGTTCTCTCACTAAAACGACATTAAGAATCGGTGCTATTGCCTATGCTGGGTATAGAATTGTTACAAGCTTTTTTACAAGCTTAAAATCGATCACCTCTTCGAAGAGGTTAACAGAAAAATTACCAAAAACTGCTAAAGAATTAAATTCTGCTATAAACCAAAGCTCTAAAGCAACTGATTTTATTTGGGCCGAAATAAAATTAGGTGATAACAAAGTTTATAGAGGATGGGTCGATTTAAGACAAACTATAGAAAGAATCAAAAATGGACTCAAGCTTTCTTTTCGAAATGATGGCTCCATATTTAAGAATAGAGAAGGTCTATTGCCTAAAAAGGATATAAACTATTATCAAGAATTTGTTCACCCTACTCCAGGAATTAATCATGCTGGCCCTCAACGAATAATTAGGGGTGCAAATGGAGAAACGTATTATACACCAGATCATTATAAAACCTTTATACCTATTCTATAA
- a CDS encoding ABC transporter ATP-binding protein, with product MVQIFGNRPGDVVALFAVTLILTAQIRDFGRGVLAFFEVKERMKTALKQLSSFQNFFQRNIRKGTLIPSSYEIKFDKICYLYDTKHTALHNVTFNIKENERIGIIGYSGAGKSTLMKILRGFYKPTSGEVYLGNICLDEIEPRFLAENISEVSQTVPLFHRSIRENIAYGCSKITDDEIWQILERAQFADYVKKLPNNLNTVIGVKGSKLSGGERARLAIARAFLKNSKIIILDEATAALDSESEFLLQKSLEELISNRTVIAIAHRLATLRSMDRILMFEKGQIIADGSHDDLLKANESYKRLWNRQLLI from the coding sequence ATGGTCCAGATTTTCGGGAACAGACCAGGAGATGTTGTTGCGTTGTTTGCCGTAACTCTTATTTTAACAGCTCAGATTCGCGATTTTGGAAGAGGAGTCCTAGCATTTTTTGAAGTAAAAGAACGCATGAAAACGGCTTTAAAACAGCTCAGCTCTTTTCAAAATTTTTTCCAACGAAATATCAGGAAAGGAACTCTAATTCCCTCTTCATATGAGATCAAATTTGATAAAATCTGCTATTTGTACGATACAAAACACACAGCCCTTCACAATGTAACATTTAATATAAAAGAGAATGAAAGAATTGGAATTATAGGTTATTCGGGAGCTGGAAAATCCACCCTAATGAAAATTCTCCGAGGTTTTTATAAACCTACTTCTGGAGAAGTATATTTGGGTAACATTTGTTTGGATGAGATTGAACCCAGATTTTTAGCTGAAAATATTTCTGAAGTATCTCAAACGGTTCCGCTATTTCACCGATCTATACGTGAAAACATTGCTTATGGATGCAGCAAGATAACAGATGATGAAATTTGGCAAATTTTGGAGCGAGCCCAGTTTGCTGATTATGTGAAAAAATTGCCAAATAATTTGAATACTGTAATCGGAGTAAAAGGAAGTAAGCTATCTGGTGGGGAAAGGGCCAGGCTGGCTATTGCCCGTGCATTCTTAAAAAATTCCAAGATTATCATTTTAGATGAAGCGACAGCTGCACTTGATTCTGAGTCCGAATTTCTCCTTCAAAAAAGCCTTGAAGAGCTAATATCGAATCGAACTGTGATAGCAATTGCTCATCGCTTAGCCACCCTTCGTTCAATGGATCGAATTTTGATGTTTGAGAAAGGACAGATTATAGCTGACGGTTCTCATGATGATTTGTTGAAGGCAAATGAATCGTATAAAAGGTTATGGAATAGGCAACTATTAATCTAG
- a CDS encoding barstar family protein, producing the protein MSSFLFFTPPFKTPTNKQKIVLIPKDIREKSELFNLFSTQLEFPLYFGANWDALYDCLRDLNWILENEILIIHEDIPLKVAESEEKKYLELLLDVLISWQNDNNHHLAIFFPEEEKSKIQKILADINTT; encoded by the coding sequence ATGTCTAGTTTCTTATTTTTTACTCCTCCTTTTAAAACACCTACAAACAAACAAAAAATTGTTTTAATCCCTAAAGATATTAGGGAAAAGAGCGAATTATTTAATCTTTTTTCCACACAATTAGAATTCCCTCTCTATTTTGGAGCCAATTGGGATGCTTTATATGATTGTTTAAGAGATTTAAATTGGATACTTGAAAATGAAATATTAATTATACATGAAGATATTCCCCTCAAAGTTGCAGAATCTGAAGAAAAAAAATATCTTGAATTACTCTTAGATGTTTTAATAAGCTGGCAGAATGATAACAATCATCATTTAGCTATTTTTTTCCCTGAAGAAGAAAAAAGCAAAATTCAAAAAATTTTAGCCGATATTAATACGACCTAA
- a CDS encoding tetratricopeptide repeat protein: MPPKETPSKKEETIYWDLYNAISIPNKNVYLILSQSPHLTEQESFNIWKNEADRGVIEAQFRVGLYYEMGIGVSKSYKNAFCYYKLAADQGHSQSQFSLAVLYEFGHGVKQDYKEALHYYQLAAAQGDGRAIAQPGALLYRR, translated from the coding sequence ATGCCTCCTAAAGAAACCCCTTCAAAAAAAGAAGAAACGATTTATTGGGATTTATACAATGCGATTAGTATTCCTAATAAAAACGTCTATTTAATCCTTTCTCAATCTCCACATCTCACAGAACAAGAATCGTTTAATATCTGGAAAAATGAAGCAGACCGAGGGGTAATTGAAGCTCAATTTAGAGTTGGCTTATACTATGAAATGGGAATAGGAGTAAGCAAATCCTACAAAAACGCTTTTTGCTATTATAAATTAGCCGCCGATCAGGGACACTCACAATCTCAATTTAGCTTAGCCGTATTATATGAATTTGGGCATGGTGTTAAACAGGATTATAAAGAAGCTCTACATTATTACCAATTAGCAGCAGCTCAAGGCGATGGAAGAGCAATTGCCCAGCCTGGGGCACTTTTATACAGAAGGTAA
- a CDS encoding tetratricopeptide repeat protein, with amino-acid sequence MEEQLPSLGHFYTEGKGTKQSIEKAIDYYRRAIDLGCIEALEYLAEIYEKGIGVEQSIEKASFYYQLFFDACKLEADRGDAIEQARVGRLLEKGIGTPKSINLAFHYYSLSAQQNCLSGIYHLAECYAKGKGISKNEEKAIYYYTMAANKGYILAQSSLADYLLKNNIDEEKAVHYLKMVVQKGNECSREMLSLCQYQLGRCFEQGRGIKKSYRNAVYYYKLAAKNGHEIAQDILGEAYSEGLLGLAKDLAMAFHYYKAAADQNLYSALENVAYCYENGIGTEKSLKNAFYYYQSAAKIAIEENYASSLYHLARCYEFGIGTEISLSEAIRYYVMAAKRRFYAGYYYAGRCYKKMNSDEALKEAYYYFKRAADHDVSLGHYEMALALQYGLGVDKSLEEAIFHYKRSEEEGFHLDILELENF; translated from the coding sequence ATGGAAGAGCAATTGCCCAGCCTGGGGCACTTTTATACAGAAGGTAAAGGGACAAAACAATCTATAGAAAAAGCTATTGATTATTATCGGAGAGCAATAGATTTAGGGTGCATAGAAGCTTTAGAATATCTTGCAGAAATCTATGAAAAAGGCATTGGAGTTGAGCAATCCATAGAAAAAGCAAGCTTTTATTATCAGCTCTTCTTTGATGCTTGCAAGTTAGAAGCTGATAGAGGAGATGCAATTGAACAAGCAAGAGTTGGAAGACTGTTAGAAAAGGGAATTGGAACTCCTAAATCAATAAATTTAGCTTTTCACTATTATTCTCTTTCAGCTCAACAAAATTGTTTAAGTGGAATTTATCATTTAGCAGAATGCTATGCTAAAGGCAAGGGGATCTCAAAAAATGAAGAAAAGGCTATTTATTATTATACCATGGCCGCCAATAAGGGATATATCTTAGCTCAATCAAGTCTTGCAGATTATCTATTGAAAAATAACATAGATGAAGAAAAAGCCGTCCATTACCTTAAAATGGTGGTTCAAAAAGGAAATGAATGTTCTCGCGAGATGTTAAGTCTTTGCCAATATCAATTAGGACGCTGTTTTGAGCAAGGAAGAGGAATAAAAAAATCATATCGTAACGCTGTTTATTACTATAAATTAGCGGCCAAAAATGGACACGAAATTGCTCAAGATATTTTAGGAGAGGCTTATTCAGAAGGGCTTTTAGGCCTTGCAAAGGATCTTGCTATGGCCTTTCATTATTACAAGGCGGCCGCGGACCAAAATCTTTATTCAGCTCTTGAAAATGTAGCCTATTGCTATGAGAATGGAATAGGCACAGAAAAATCTCTTAAAAATGCTTTTTATTATTATCAATCGGCTGCAAAGATAGCCATCGAGGAAAATTATGCTTCTAGTTTATATCATCTGGCTAGATGCTATGAATTTGGAATAGGAACAGAAATCTCTCTTTCAGAGGCTATTCGTTATTATGTAATGGCTGCAAAAAGACGATTTTATGCAGGCTACTACTATGCTGGCCGCTGCTATAAAAAGATGAATAGCGATGAGGCCCTCAAAGAAGCTTATTATTATTTCAAGCGAGCTGCTGATCATGATGTTAGTTTAGGTCATTATGAAATGGCTCTAGCTCTTCAATACGGTCTAGGAGTTGATAAATCGCTAGAAGAGGCTATATTTCATTATAAACGCTCTGAAGAAGAAGGTTTTCATTTAGATATTCTTGAGCTAGAGAATTTTTAA